A DNA window from Bacteroidota bacterium contains the following coding sequences:
- the era gene encoding GTPase Era, translated as MEKFRSGFANIIGYPNVGKSTLINKFLGEKLSIVTPKAQTTRQRIFGILSGKNYQIVFSDTPGILNPKYELQKSMIKDINQAYDDADIIIYMTDAKDDIEKHLENIEKIKKIKIPIYLIINKIDLISQDVLDTKVDEWEKLFDKKDIIPLSALYNFNITSIINYLKEKLPVHEPYFPEDIITDKSERYIASEIIREKIFLHYKQEIPYSVEVIVHSFIEKEKITEISADIIVGRKSQKPILIGKDGSALKRIGTEARIDMETFFENKVFLELFVKVRDNWRNNKLFLQRYGYNV; from the coding sequence ATGGAAAAATTCAGGTCAGGTTTTGCAAATATTATTGGCTATCCTAATGTTGGTAAATCAACATTAATTAATAAATTCCTTGGTGAAAAACTTTCTATTGTTACTCCCAAAGCTCAAACAACAAGGCAAAGGATTTTTGGAATTCTTTCAGGAAAAAATTATCAAATAGTTTTTTCTGATACTCCCGGTATTTTAAATCCAAAATATGAGCTTCAAAAATCAATGATTAAAGATATAAATCAAGCCTATGATGATGCTGATATAATTATTTACATGACTGATGCTAAGGATGATATAGAGAAGCACCTTGAAAATATTGAGAAAATTAAAAAGATAAAAATCCCAATTTATCTAATTATTAATAAAATTGATCTTATAAGTCAGGATGTGCTTGATACAAAAGTGGATGAATGGGAAAAACTTTTTGATAAAAAAGATATTATTCCCTTGTCTGCACTTTACAATTTTAACATAACAAGCATAATAAATTATTTAAAAGAAAAGTTACCTGTTCACGAGCCATATTTCCCAGAGGATATAATTACCGATAAAAGTGAAAGATATATTGCTTCGGAAATAATAAGGGAGAAAATATTTTTGCATTACAAACAAGAAATTCCATATTCTGTTGAGGTTATTGTTCATTCATTTATAGAAAAAGAAAAAATTACGGAAATAAGTGCAGATATAATTGTAGGACGAAAATCACAAAAACCAATACTTATTGGTAAAGATGGTAGTGCATTAAAACGAATTGGTACAGAAGCACGAATTGACATGGAAACTTTTTTTGAAAATAAAGTTTTTCTTGAATTGTTCGTTAAAGTAAGAGATAACTGGAGAAACAACAAACTTTTCCTTCAGAGATATGGTTATAATGTTTAG